The window CAGTGTGAAGGGGAGAATTATTTTGACTAATTTCTCTATGGGTGAGGTTTATATTTGTCACTTCATTGTACCCAGGGGCCCCCTTTCATCTGATAGTATCTCTCACAAAGTACACCTTTCAGGCTACCTTCTGTGGTCTCCATACCAATAACCCTTTAGAGAACCAAATCTCCAGTTCATCAGAGGTAAGTGTTAAAGCTTTCGTTGTATCCCTTGTAGTTTTCTTTCCCCATTCACCCACATGGACTTTTGCACACTTTTCTTATTTCATTCTGTACGCCACTAACAACATTAAGAGTGTACATACGCTAGTGCCTTCATGTCTGGTGTTTAGGCAGTGCAGGGCCTTTCATAAATCACTGAGTCAGGGTCCATAGGCTCAGGGGATCTGCTATTTAAATTACAAAGCTGAATAAAAgttatttctagaaaattctgaACATGATACAATTgctctaaaataatttatatgtagtATATCATCCATCTTGAGACTTTAAAAAGGTCAGTATTCCCCCAATGAGGAcacaaaatatgtaaaagaacAACTACATAAGGAcatatcttttgtattttttaaggatCTTTGGGTGCAAGTTACAGACACTAACTCTAGCCAGCAAAGAGAATAGGTCTCTATCACAGCCACACACACTTTTCTCCCCCACAGAGCTGCTGGGCTTCAGGAAGAATGAAAACAGAAACTGAAACTACCCAGGACTCTCTCCAGTTCTCGTCTCTGCTTCTTTCTGCAGTCAgcattctctttttctcccatctTTAGAGGACAAAGTGGATGCCTCACTGCTGCTCGGGGCACCTGCTAGTTTCACCCCCTCTAAGTGGCTAACTTGCTTTTCTCAACCCAATTCTAAAAATCTCTGAAGAGAATCTGATTGGCCCAACTCAGGTCAGCAGTCCCTTCTTGGTCCATTCAAAGGGTGACAAAGGCAGAGTCAGGTGGTCATGGCTTCTGGAAGCCCACACCATGAACTGGGGACAGGTTTCAGAGAAGTAAGAACCATTATGAGCTAGGAGACACTCCAAATTAATAGACTTATAAGTGTATTAGAATAAGACCAGTGCCAGAGAGCATCTAGGGCAGCAGTTCCTAAATGGGGGCAGAAGAGGCAGGGAAGTCAACAACTCTGAACCCTAAAGAAGTTTTCACAGTATCCTGCTTACGACATATTTCTAAGGAGAGTACCTATAACTTTCATCAGTATTCAAGGGGTCTATAAACTTCCCCCTTTAAACCAGCCAACACACACGTACACAGTTAAcgtatatacactaataaaagagaaagatacaaattgaccataccttcgtgacgcccaccagccaatcaggaatgagtatgcaaattaacacaacaaagatggcaggttaacttgcatatgcaggcaccaagtggttgggggcggggcaggatgcTTGCGTCGCCATGGCGAAGACACAGgtattccacccccccccccccccccagctgctccaagcctctgggcagcgtgggaaggcagaaaggcagctccggccagagcgaaggcggtgccggcagccaggggaaggaaggcccattcttgcacgaatctttgtgcattgggcctctagtcctatataataaaagcccagcgactgaatggtggaacgaccagaacaactggttgaccagtcgctatgacatgtactgaccaccagggggcagatgctcaacgcaggagctgcccctggtggtcagtgcactaccacagtgggagcactgcttggcttactgggatgagctgctgctccCGCTACGAACCCCGGGCCAATGGGCAGGAACCCGGGCTGCAATCGTCGCCTCCTTGCCCCATGCTCCTCCTTCttgctccctgccacctcctttGGATGCCCGCAGGCCATGCAGCGCCGCTGCTGGGCTCACAGAGCTGACcatggaggctgggaggcgggttCGTGGCTGCTGCAGgtcctctcagtgctattgtgcctgggcctggccccaaccaggtcccctggagaggctagcactccagctccatggaagatgctggaccagggagcagccactcagagggcgggtccacagccactcagTTGAATGGCAGTGCTCTCTCACAGcaggccgatccccgcaggccacacaccccaccagtgcacgaatcacgtgcaccaggcctctagtctataataataaaagggtaatatgcaaatcaaccaaacccgaatggtggaacaactgtctggatgacctaatggacgaccttccggatgaagccagggctgtgagggccgaggcagccagggctgcgaaggcctattcttgcacaaatgcatgaattttgtgcaatgggcctctagtttcttaataataAGCCATCCTATTAACATGAACCAAACAATCTAAATCAATTAGGTATTAGGTAGTGCGGTTTGAGAGGGACGTctgatttaacaaaatattattgTTAATGAAACACTGAGAAATATCAAATCTAAACGTTTATAATGAGTAGTCCTGAATCCAGCCCTAAGTACACTGCACTTCATTagactgtaatttttaaaagattaaattaaaagaaacaaaaaactgccaaactcagaaaaaagcttttttaaaaaatttatttttaaaataaatttgggtGCAAGTTATAGACACTAAATCTAGCCAGCAAAGAGAACAGAGGAACAATATTTTGTTGCATACGATtggtttatttaattaatttaaaacattttcttgattctgttacatataaaattatataaagagaaaaatgtgaaGAGCAGTGCTAGGATAATAATATGAAGGTTTACAGGAAAAGCTAATCTTTCATGTAATTTCTGAGACCACTTTCTTTTACATTAAACCCTATTAAAGTGTTACATTTCCCTAAATGGTTCTAAATTTCATAAAGAATAACAATTTTTCTATGTCAACTATATTTAACTTGTATGCATtgcatttctctttattttttaattatagaggTAATACATGGTGATTGTTAAAAAAGCCTTCAATTTGTAAGTAAAACACCCAGGTATAATCTTTCACCCCCGCTCCCCAATCATACTCTCCTTTCCAAAGGTAGTTACTTTAACATTTTAGTATgtgattgttgttgttattgttttttctaaaatgttacaCACATTACTGTGATGTAATTTGTGAACAATTTTTTCAAAGGTCATCCATTGTATTTTCATGCCTTAGCATAATTTTCAATTGCTCTAAAACTTGATGTTACTTGCGTTTATTTATGTCTCATTTACTTTTCTGTAAATAGATATAACTTTTCAACAAGGTAATCAATTCCCCAACTTTTATGTCGTTCTTCAAATGCATCTACTTTCTCAAGACACTGACAAGTGCACACTGAACCTGAAACAAGAAGAAAGGGTAACAAGTTAAACCTTTATGAAGAATGCAATCAGGGATTCTTCTGAAAACACatcaaatgattttaaaaactgtgtactgaagatttttctctttttttctaatgaaaatgGGGAATTACTAAGGCAAATTCTGAACTCTAAATTGTTATCACTTATAACTCCTAAGAGCCAAACTAAACATACCATCTCTCTGGAAGAATTCAAACGTCTACAACATAAGCATACCACTTAGCTAAAAAGgcatattacaaaaaaaaaaagcatattacaGAGATCTCTCCTTTTCTAGGACAAAATAGTCTTCAATAAAATGGTTTCTGACCTTTAAATTTTGTACTTCTAGGTAATAATAGTTTGATAATAGTTCAGAACAGCTAACTGTtgacattatttaaaaagttacagCATACATTCATAACTTACCAAATAGTCTTTTGATTTCATCATCTGATACATAAAATGGTGGTCCTAGGTAAAAGAAACGCATGGTTAGATCTCAttctaaagagaaataaattctcAGGATCCACTTCTCAGCTTATTTCCAACGACCTAGGTACACTTATTCTACATAGAACTTGATTAGCCAAATAGGTGAGCGTGTGACAGGTTCTGCTGCTTTTTTTCTACCATCTCATACCAAAGCCTGGCTTCCTGAGGTGGGTCCCACCTCCAGCAGAGATGAGGTGGCTGAGCCAGCCATGGGACTTGGGAACGCTGAAATCATACCAGAGTTCATTAACAAATTCCCTAGGGTTTCCTTCCTCGTCTTGGGATACTGATTTTCTACTGCTCCTGCTCTCCCCTGTATTCTATACAccctcccactttgctgagggccATTCACTTCAAAGGAAACAGCTTCTGCCCCTGGCTAGAGCTCTCTCTGCCGAGCTCCCCCATCAGGCACTGCTTgctgtgttttctccccataggCCACTCCCTAAGCCTGCTGTTCAGGAATGAAATTGAAATCAGATTAGCAGAGCTGATATCTGTCTCCATTAATTTCTATTTCCATCGAATTGTCCCAGATTTCATTAAGAACAACAGGTCTCATCTTTTAATGAGTTTTTAGGatgattcaaagaaaaaaaaaacactaacatatgtaaatgtttctaaaacagagtactttttaaaaagcacaattaAACATCAAAAAGGgaatttttagaaatgaaaaatctaCACAGCTGGTTTTCAAATTTTCCTGAAGACAAAGTTCAGCGATGACAAAAGTTAAGCTTCAATGTTCAAACGCATCAAAATGGgtccagaaaaaaacacacagcacttTTACAAATTCAAAACAAAGatagttatataaaaaaaaatgcaatcaataaattgtaaaatttcataaattaaaaaacagcaaTAGTTTAGAGCTTTTCTCGCACACCTCCTACCTCAACACGTCCACTTTTGACACTGTCCTCCTATGAGGGTGTTTGTGTGTGCAGCCATAGGCATCTGCCCAGATCATCCCCATCACCACGGATGACATAGATATGCTCTATCTATAGCAAAGCAAACAAATCTCTCTTCCTCCTAATCATGAGATTTCTCTTTTACATTAGGGCCatccatttctccctctctttcataGTTTGAGCTGTGAATGAACAAAATGGGAATGtaatatgagaaaaatatgtACCCAGTGGGAAGACAGAAAAAGTTTATAGTTTCCATTACCCAAAACTAGACTTATCttcatgtatgtgtatgtataaacACTATACTTCCTATGGGATAAATTAGGAGAAAATTAATGCTATTCATGTCATAGAATTAAATCAGGAAATGAGGcaattaggaaaacaaaaagactTTACCTGCATATTTAGTTGGATCATAAGAAAAAACACTCAAGAGGTACTGGAACCCTTTTCTCATTAGGGACAGCATTATATCTGCatagctaaaacaaacaaacaaaagcacacaGAAAAGTACGTGTCAGAATTCTCTACAAAGGCAAAgcctggcagggagggaaggcagcCTTTACTTTCATCTACGTCACTGAGCTTATTTCTTCTAACAACCCCGTGAAGCTGATTCTCATTCTAAAAGTCAGAAATTGGTTCCACAAATTATGTCATCAGCCTAAActgggaaataataaagatgGGAGTGAAAATGAGGCTGCTTCCAGAGCCGCTCAGACCAGAAGACTTCACAATGAGACGAGCAGAGATCACTTCCACTCAGATGTACCCAGAGGTCTGGCCACTTTGAACACATTCTTCCCAAAGGGCCACCGTGTGCTCTGGGGCAGTGACACCTCTTCCCAGGCGGGTCCCAAAATCACCTGGGCGCTtgctcaaaaaaacaaaaacaaaaaaagacgcTTGAGCTCCATCCCCACAGACTGATTCTGTAGGTTTACTGTGGGACATGGTATGCTGTagggctgtggttctcaaccttggctgcacattagaatcaccggggaatctttttaaaatcctgatttctgggcctcatcctccggaaattctgtttctttgttatggggtggggccacaacattagtaacaaagaaacatctTCTTGAGTCACCGGCACTTGAATAAACCACTTACCTCTCACCAGCACCTATCTCACAAGTTTGGCTTTTGTAGTGGCAGGCGGCTGAACTTGGGTTCAGTTTCAGGAATAATGAGAGCAtatacctcacagggttgttttgTGGGTGAAATGTGTTTGATGCAcataaagtatttaaaacaatgtctggcacatggCAAATGTATGACAAGTGTCACCTGGTATGTTAgcggaggtggtgatggtggtactAGTAGAAATATTACAATTTTGCAGAGGAgtaaactgagacttagagaagGTGGATACTTTGATCAAGGCAACACAGCTTGGAAATGACAGTCACAAGCCTTGTACCCAGGTCCCTATGGCCAAATCCTATACTTTTTAGAcaaaaatggtgttggatttaGGTCTTCTAATTTCAAATACAAAATGCTACTTTAAACCAGTAAAAGCCTAGCTAATTGTCTAGAATCCAGAAAAAGCACAGCATACTAAATTAAGAaggcaagaaataaaaaagtaaagaaaggaagaaagaggaagaaagaaatgaaaagccaaCATTATTAAAGAAACCAAATTACTAACCGTTTACGATCACCTGGGTTAATAGCAACGAATGCTCCTCTATCCCAAATCCTGTCAAATTTGCCAATATTTGctctatcagaaaaaaagaaaaaaatttacaacATTTTATATAAGAAACATCAAATCTTTAACACATCGAACAGTGATTCCCATGGTGCATGCTGGTACTTCAGCAGGTGTTACAGACCTAGGTGTGAAGGTGACACCTGTCTTACTTTCCCTTCCTTTTACTTACTTGTCTAGGGTCATGACAATGTTTTCCATAGTTTGGAAGCTATCCAAGGACAAAAATATTGGGGAGGTAGGACGTGTTCAATGACTGCTGGCCTCACTGACTTTTTGTCAGTGTAGCCAACGATAAAAATAACTGCAGAACAGACTCAAACCAATGCTTTGTGAGTGCTACTACACGTGGATGGGGAGAGGAAAGacttgcccccaccccagcacggCCAGCAAGTACTGAGGTTTCTAAAAGTGCAGAGGTAGTATTCAGTCCTACCTGGGAAGGTCAAAAAGGTTGCAACAGTACAATGAGATGTTCCCCGAAGAACTCTGTAATGAAAAAGTCAAGGAAAAAAAGTCTACTTATTAGGAGATAACTGAGtagtaaaggaaagaaaagaggggaaaaacaaaGGTGGTGGAGAGAGAATGCATAATTAAATATAAAGGATATAATTTTACTGCAGATAATGTttttactgaaaataaaattttactgaaaaacattttttaatggcgtattttttttaaaaaaaactgttctTTTGGATCAactcaaggagaaaataaagagagaTTAACCTCATTAACTTGTTAAAATTTAGCAATATTTATTTCATCAGAGTCCAGTTCAATCAATACTAGGCAAGCTGATAGAGAAaggtaaaatatattaatagttaTTCATGAAAAGTGCAGTTGGGGTGATGTCCCCTTTGCTCTTTCATTCATTCCTCTAATGAGCATGATTTTCTAAGTGCTTTGTGGATAGGACTACCCTGGTTCTAGATAGTGGATGTGAACTTGACACCATCTCTGACCACAATGGGGACAACCTGGTGCAGCAGAGCGGCGTGGGTACAGAGAAACTTTACACTGCAGAACGGCCTGTACTGTTCTGGTTGTGTGCCTGAGAACTGTGAGAACCGAGGACAGAACAGGGAACTGACTGGGGAAAGGCTGAACAAGAGGCGGCTTTGAAAGGGCGTTGGTGCATCTGCTAACATTACAGGGGTTGGGCTGGGGGTGCAGTTCAGGGGGAGTATCATGACATGGATTCCATCATGTCCAGAGGATGGAAGTCTAGGAGGTGGGGTGCGGGCAGGGGTGAAGGGCAAGTTAGCAAAGGTGCATCAGGATGTGAAACTCTTGGACTATATTCTGAAATGAGGTGCCAACAGAGGTTTATAAATACAGGAGGGAGGGTCTTTGAAGACCAGTTCAGAAGTACTCTGGGGGCAGCCCAGAGAGGCCtgggcctggaggcagggagaacaaccagttcttttcttccttttttttttgttaatcctcacctgagaatattttcccattgatttttcagaagagtaaaagagagagggaaagatagagctgggaggagcctgcaactaacacacgtacccttgaccagaatcgaacccgggatcctttggtccgcaggctgacgctctatccactgagccaaaccggctaaggccagCCAGTGCATCTTAACTGTGGATGCAGACTGGAATCACTGGGGAACTTTCAATAGTACTGATGCCAGCCCCACCCCGGAGTTTCTGACGTATTTGGCCTGAGGTGAGTCCTCAGACTGGGAACTTTAAAAGATCCACAGGTGACTTCGAATGTGAGGGCTGAGAGCCATTGCTCCAAGAGGCATGTGGGAGCAGGACTCACCTCTTTGGACTGAGATTCTTCGATGATTGTGAATGGGATGGGAGGAAGCTGTAAAATAAAGTACTAGCAAGCCTCCTAATGTCCTGAGCAATTAAtttcagcatttaaaaatgaGAGTACTTTGTGAGAGACTGAATGTACCAACAATGGCCAGACCACGTAAGACAAGAGAACTTGGACCCATAAGCTCCCAGCAACCAGCCTGGGAAGCCAAACCACAGCCTATGTGGTCAATGGCTGCCAGCCTCCTTACTTTTTACCCTCCCCACTCAGGACCAACCAGAGAAAGTCAAATATACAACCTAAACCCATCACAGAGTATGGCCCCCTCTAGCTAGCCCCACTTTGGCTTCCCCAGCCCAACAGCCTCCAATCAGGGCACGCCTGAAGCCTTTGCGTTTTTCACTATTAAGCTTTCCCACTCTCCTGCCTGTCTTTTGGGGCTCTTCCAAATGCAAGTGGCTCACCCCCTCTGCTTGTTCACATTAGGGCCTTTATTATCCCCACACTATGACCCCAAGCTGGTGAAGCAGTGCCGCTGGATCATTCTGGCAGCAGGATGACAACTTCCAAATCTATTCTTTCCAACCTAAGGGCTGCCCTGCACTTCAGGGACCTAAAACCATTTGCCAGCTATACCTTTGCCATTCTACAGGTCTCTTAAACTCAGCATCTCCAAAACAAAACGCATTTTCTCTCCATTCCCTGCCATTCAACCTGTCATCTATTCTGGAAATAGGAACTCATCATCCTCTTGATCTCTCAGTTAATCACTAAATACCCCCAGTTTGGCATCCTCAGCATTGCTTTACCCTACCTGTGTTCCTCTGAGCGCCCCTGTCACTCTCCTAGCTCAGGTTTTCAAGATCTCTTTCCCAGACCACCGCTCACAGCCTCCCATCTGCTCTGTCAGGAGGCTCCTTCCCTTCAAATGTACTGCCCTTGAGGCCACAAGGGTCTGTTGACTCAAAGGAAAATCTGGCCTTGTCACCTTCCCACTTAAACCTTGCTGCACATGtcccgccggtgtggctcagtggttgaccatcgacccatgcaccaagaggtcactggtttgattcctggtcagggtacgtgcctgagttgtgggcttaatccccagtgtgggggtgtgcaaaaggcagccaatcaatgatgatcctctctcatcaatctttctatctctctatccctctcccttcctctctctc is drawn from Myotis daubentonii chromosome 3, mMyoDau2.1, whole genome shotgun sequence and contains these coding sequences:
- the TPMT gene encoding thiopurine S-methyltransferase, translating into MDDTRTSLDVKEYPDTEVQKNRILTLEDWQEKWVERKITFHQEQGHQLLKKHLDAFLKGESGLRVFFPLCGKAVEMKWFADRGHSVVGVEISELGIREFFTEQNLSYSEEPIKEIPGAKVFKSSSGNISLYCCNLFDLPRANIGKFDRIWDRGAFVAINPGDRKRYADIMLSLMRKGFQYLLSVFSYDPTKYAGPPFYVSDDEIKRLFGSVCTCQCLEKVDAFEERHKSWGIDYLVEKLYLFTEK